The following coding sequences lie in one Pontibacter sp. G13 genomic window:
- a CDS encoding cytochrome P450: MSSTLVASESKTIPIIPGHPILGNTGDFAKGTRQFVQRIVKEYPEGIAHAKIAFRDFYLMYHPELVQHVLVKNHHNYVKSFAYDGIRTFLGNGLLTNEGDFWKKQRRSIQPAFHRTRIADMTTQMAAQTDALMDEWEELGVSQLDLQSEMGQLTRDIISLALFGPENYDPAESKMLSDALFCFRNYANDRMKNPFMAPLFVPTEYNRTFKSYRKDLQRIVFDAIHACEQSYTEGAPTIVQMLMEIGRETGETMSHQQLYDEIVTIYVAGQETTTNALFFLFHLLATHPEVERKVLAEVDGMASDGLPTVEEIRGLSYCRMVIQETLRIYPPAWAISRTNLEADHVCGYHIPKGTIQFLPLYALHHDESYWGDPAVFRPERWADGAKHRDMYLPFGSGPRVCIGNEFSLLEMQVVMAVLLRRFRLAHQSGKELDLITPMTMGPRHPVKFDLKPR; this comes from the coding sequence ATGTCCTCGACCCTTGTCGCTTCTGAATCCAAAACCATTCCCATCATTCCCGGCCACCCGATCTTGGGCAATACCGGAGATTTTGCCAAGGGAACCCGCCAGTTTGTCCAGCGAATCGTGAAAGAGTACCCCGAGGGGATCGCCCACGCCAAGATCGCTTTCCGAGACTTCTACCTGATGTACCATCCCGAGTTGGTGCAGCATGTGTTGGTGAAAAATCATCATAATTACGTCAAGAGCTTTGCGTATGATGGGATCAGGACATTTTTGGGAAATGGCCTACTGACGAATGAGGGGGATTTTTGGAAAAAGCAGCGCAGGAGTATTCAGCCTGCTTTTCACCGGACGAGGATTGCGGATATGACGACTCAGATGGCGGCCCAGACCGATGCCCTCATGGATGAATGGGAAGAGCTTGGGGTGTCGCAATTGGATCTGCAATCAGAAATGGGGCAATTGACCAGAGACATCATTTCATTGGCGCTTTTTGGTCCGGAAAATTATGATCCCGCCGAGTCCAAGATGCTCAGCGATGCCTTGTTTTGCTTCCGGAATTACGCCAATGACCGGATGAAGAATCCATTCATGGCGCCGTTATTTGTTCCCACCGAATACAATCGCACCTTCAAAAGTTATCGCAAGGATCTTCAACGGATCGTGTTTGATGCCATTCACGCCTGTGAGCAGTCATACACAGAAGGCGCACCGACCATCGTCCAGATGCTCATGGAAATCGGCCGTGAAACGGGTGAAACGATGAGCCACCAGCAGCTCTACGATGAGATTGTCACGATTTATGTGGCGGGGCAGGAAACGACTACCAATGCGCTGTTTTTCCTCTTTCATCTGCTCGCTACACATCCCGAGGTAGAGCGCAAAGTACTGGCGGAAGTGGACGGAATGGCTAGTGATGGCCTCCCGACAGTGGAGGAAATTCGAGGGTTATCCTATTGCCGAATGGTGATTCAGGAGACACTTCGAATCTATCCGCCCGCTTGGGCCATCAGCAGAACCAATCTCGAAGCGGACCATGTCTGCGGTTATCACATCCCCAAGGGCACCATCCAATTCTTGCCGCTGTATGCCTTGCATCATGACGAATCCTACTGGGGGGACCCTGCGGTTTTTAGACCGGAGAGATGGGCGGATGGAGCCAAGCACCGGGATATGTACTTGCCATTCGGAAGCGGTCCGCGTGTATGCATCGGCAATGAATTCTCGCTGTTGGAAATGCAGGTAGTGATGGCGGTATTGCTGCGTCGATTCCGGCTTGCGCATCAATCAGGCAAGGAATTGGACCTGATCACTCCTATGACCATGGGACCCCGCCATCCGGTGAAATTCGATCTCAAACCCCGATAG
- a CDS encoding Crp/Fnr family transcriptional regulator, translating into MSAAFKKAIREICDFSDSECDLFVPHLKRKQLAKGDFFLQAGEVAHEIAFVESGALRLYYLLDDKEVNQHFFLPSQFAVSYPDFLKQQAGRHFIQALEPCELISFGYEALQMAYAKSKRWERFGRLIAEQIYMESIHRMESMMFLSGAERYRQLEEEHPDWMHRIPLYHLASYLGMERESLSRIRSRSR; encoded by the coding sequence ATGTCTGCCGCCTTCAAAAAAGCCATTCGCGAAATTTGCGATTTCAGCGATTCCGAATGCGATCTGTTTGTTCCGCATCTCAAGCGAAAACAGCTTGCCAAGGGCGACTTTTTCCTGCAAGCGGGGGAGGTAGCCCACGAAATCGCCTTTGTTGAATCGGGGGCGCTCAGGCTCTACTATTTGCTAGACGACAAGGAGGTGAATCAGCATTTCTTCTTGCCGAGCCAGTTTGCGGTGTCATATCCAGACTTTCTCAAGCAACAGGCAGGTCGGCACTTCATTCAGGCGCTTGAACCATGTGAGCTTATTTCATTTGGGTACGAGGCGCTACAGATGGCCTATGCGAAATCTAAACGCTGGGAGCGATTTGGGAGGCTGATCGCAGAGCAAATCTACATGGAAAGTATCCATCGAATGGAGTCCATGATGTTCCTATCGGGTGCAGAGCGCTATCGGCAATTGGAGGAGGAACATCCCGATTGGATGCACCGAATTCCGCTCTATCATCTCGCATCCTATCTCGGGATGGAGCGTGAGTCCCTGTCGAGGATTCGTTCCCGCAGTAGATAG
- a CDS encoding energy transducer TonB, with protein MKVVLSLFLLLLTGGSLCAQIVGSDPHIHEFVYVDREPEPINMGEVRKAIGYPVKALKAGIEGKIYCRVLVNEQGEYVKHRITRYAHPVLNEAVNEQIHLLKFYPAKRDQKALKYWVNVPIDFQIDASSAKAAKRQMRNTMIGMSGHVSKRRTIEALEHGLSMLKTGQYDQAELSFSKSIRYNPHKNKEDHPFQGVLLEAFYQRARSAIYQTKWEMALHDLTEAAGVAITCEYSDPRTAELIPRIYLERGNAWNAMGKPMKAISDFNKVLVDYQDPALRMVALIRRGYAHSLLGHHQQAFTDIQAAIELSPKAPEPYLYKALVLIELDGKQEACSNLKQSLALGLSGQAASLAQQLLNNQCGYDPKELR; from the coding sequence ATGAAAGTCGTTCTCTCACTTTTTCTCCTGCTCTTAACAGGAGGGTCTCTGTGCGCTCAGATCGTCGGATCAGATCCTCACATTCATGAATTCGTGTATGTAGATCGGGAACCGGAACCTATTAACATGGGGGAAGTCCGGAAAGCCATTGGCTATCCCGTCAAGGCACTCAAAGCTGGTATTGAAGGAAAAATCTATTGCCGAGTCTTAGTCAATGAACAAGGGGAGTATGTCAAGCACCGGATCACTCGCTATGCGCACCCCGTGTTGAACGAAGCCGTCAATGAGCAAATTCATCTGCTCAAGTTTTATCCCGCCAAACGGGATCAGAAGGCCCTCAAGTATTGGGTGAATGTCCCCATTGACTTTCAAATTGACGCTTCTTCCGCCAAGGCAGCCAAACGCCAGATGCGCAACACCATGATCGGGATGTCTGGTCATGTGAGTAAGCGGCGGACGATCGAAGCGCTAGAGCATGGACTCAGTATGCTCAAAACAGGTCAGTATGACCAAGCTGAGCTTTCATTCTCCAAAAGCATCCGATACAATCCCCACAAAAACAAAGAGGATCACCCTTTTCAGGGCGTATTGTTAGAAGCTTTCTACCAAAGAGCGCGATCGGCGATCTATCAGACCAAATGGGAGATGGCATTACATGATCTCACCGAGGCGGCTGGTGTCGCCATTACCTGCGAATATTCTGATCCCAGAACCGCTGAGCTCATCCCTAGAATATACCTAGAAAGAGGAAACGCCTGGAATGCGATGGGTAAACCCATGAAAGCCATTTCAGACTTTAATAAGGTGCTTGTAGATTACCAAGATCCGGCCTTGAGAATGGTCGCTCTGATCAGGAGAGGATACGCACACTCGCTGCTCGGGCATCACCAGCAAGCGTTCACCGACATTCAAGCTGCTATCGAGCTATCACCCAAAGCACCGGAACCCTATTTATACAAGGCACTTGTTTTGATTGAGTTGGATGGAAAACAGGAGGCTTGCAGCAATCTGAAACAGTCGCTCGCATTGGGTTTATCAGGTCAAGCAGCGAGTTTGGCGCAGCAATTGCTAAACAATCAGTGTGGTTATGATCCTAAGGAATTACGATGA